One part of the Gammaproteobacteria bacterium genome encodes these proteins:
- the prmA gene encoding 50S ribosomal protein L11 methyltransferase — MLQISVTIDRAQLLSTEQALLDHGACSVTLRDAADDPVLEPLPGEAPLWPTVIVTALFDDDMDFQPLQRMLNGMLARQPPLEIERVAKRDWPQLWKQDCATLSFGRCLRVRRGDSPENNGIGNDGNEPNTLLFDLFLDPGLAFGTGDHPTTALCLEWLDANPPRDREVIDYGCGSGILGLAALKLGARRVYAVDIDPQALVATRDNAARNGIGTRALLTLNPAELPMLAADLLLANIVARPLMVLAQTFATCVMPGGCVVLSGLLTDQADAVAAVYAPWFTFSPAHEKDGWSLLAGHRRPANR; from the coding sequence ATGCTGCAAATCTCCGTCACCATAGATCGCGCGCAACTGCTCTCAACCGAGCAGGCGCTGCTGGATCATGGCGCCTGCTCGGTGACCTTGCGTGACGCCGCCGATGATCCGGTATTGGAACCGCTACCGGGCGAAGCACCATTGTGGCCCACCGTTATCGTCACCGCTTTGTTTGACGACGACATGGATTTCCAGCCGTTGCAGCGAATGCTAAACGGTATGCTTGCCCGCCAGCCCCCACTCGAAATCGAGCGCGTAGCGAAACGCGACTGGCCGCAATTGTGGAAACAGGATTGCGCGACCTTAAGTTTCGGACGTTGCCTGCGCGTTCGCCGTGGCGACAGCCCCGAAAATAACGGCATTGGCAATGATGGCAACGAACCGAACACTTTGTTGTTTGATCTTTTTCTCGATCCCGGCCTCGCCTTCGGCACCGGGGATCATCCCACCACCGCGCTTTGTCTTGAGTGGCTGGACGCGAATCCGCCCCGCGACCGCGAGGTGATCGACTATGGTTGCGGGTCGGGAATCCTGGGGCTGGCGGCGCTGAAACTCGGCGCGCGGCGCGTATACGCGGTGGACATCGACCCTCAGGCGCTCGTCGCCACACGCGACAATGCGGCGCGCAACGGCATCGGCACACGGGCGCTGCTGACGTTGAACCCTGCGGAATTACCCATGCTTGCGGCCGATCTGCTGCTCGCCAACATCGTGGCGCGCCCGCTAATGGTGCTGGCGCAAACCTTCGCAACGTGCGTGATGCCCGGCGGGTGTGTGGTGCTGTCCGGACTGCTGACCGACCAGGCTGACGCCGTGGCCGCGGTTTATGCGCCGTGGTTCACTTTTTCCCCGGCACACGAAAAAGATGGCTGGTCGTTGCTGGCAGGCCACAGGCGTCCGGCAAACCGCTGA
- a CDS encoding acetyl-CoA carboxylase biotin carboxyl carrier protein → MDIRKIRKLIELLNESGVAEIEIREGEEWVRVSRERPQPAGTPIYISGGAPYPMGEAQTRSAATSSTDAETAEPAISGHQVTSPVVGTFYRAQSPGAKPFVDIGQQVEVGDTLCIIEAMKMLNQIEADKAGAISAVLAENGQPVEFGQSLFVIE, encoded by the coding sequence ATGGATATCCGAAAAATCAGAAAGCTGATCGAACTGCTCAACGAATCGGGCGTTGCGGAAATCGAAATCAGGGAAGGCGAAGAGTGGGTACGCGTCAGCCGCGAGCGGCCGCAACCCGCCGGCACGCCAATTTACATTTCGGGCGGCGCCCCGTACCCGATGGGCGAGGCTCAGACGCGCTCCGCCGCGACCTCATCCACAGACGCGGAAACGGCCGAGCCGGCGATTTCCGGACACCAGGTTACCTCGCCCGTGGTTGGTACTTTTTACCGCGCGCAGTCACCGGGCGCCAAACCGTTTGTCGATATCGGTCAGCAAGTCGAGGTTGGCGATACGCTCTGCATTATCGAAGCGATGAAAATGCTGAATCAGATCGAGGCCGACAAGGCCGGTGCGATCAGCGCGGTGCTGGCGGAAAACGGCCAGCCGGTGGAATTCGGCCAGAGCCTGTTTGTTATCGAATGA
- the accC gene encoding acetyl-CoA carboxylase biotin carboxylase subunit, whose protein sequence is MLDKIVIANRGEIALRILRACRELGIKTVAVHSDVDRALMHVKLADESVCIGPPPSNESYLNIPAIISAAEVTDAVAIHPGYGFLSENADFAERVQSSGFTFIGPRPETIRLMGDKISARDAMRKAGVPCVPGSEGPLDDGQDTNLRLAKQIGYPVIIKAAGGGGGRGMRVVHAEGALLNAIALTRAESSSAFGSNVVYMEKYLERPRHVEFQVLADNHGHIIHLGERDCSMQRRHQKIIEEAPAPELTERQRTKLGHLVVDACKRIGYRSAGTFEFLFEDGEFYFIEMNTRVQVEHPVTEMITGIDIVKQQLLIAADEKLKIRQKDVIIRGHAIECRINAEDPRTFMPSPGVITQFHCPGGPGIRVDSHVYNGYTVPPYYDSMIGKLIAFGENRESAISRMKGALSEAVIEGIKTNIPLHRDIMQDANFQKGATDIHYLEKKLGL, encoded by the coding sequence ATGCTGGACAAGATCGTTATCGCCAACCGCGGCGAGATCGCGCTGCGCATCCTGCGCGCCTGCCGCGAACTGGGCATCAAGACCGTGGCCGTGCATTCGGATGTCGATCGTGCGCTGATGCACGTCAAGCTGGCCGATGAGTCCGTGTGCATAGGCCCACCGCCGTCGAACGAAAGCTATCTGAATATCCCCGCCATCATCAGCGCCGCCGAGGTGACCGACGCGGTCGCCATTCATCCAGGTTACGGATTCCTGTCGGAGAACGCCGACTTCGCGGAAAGAGTACAGTCCAGCGGTTTTACATTTATCGGCCCGCGACCGGAGACGATCCGCCTGATGGGCGACAAGATTTCCGCGCGCGACGCCATGCGCAAGGCGGGCGTACCCTGCGTGCCCGGCTCCGAGGGTCCGCTGGACGACGGCCAGGACACCAATCTGCGGCTAGCCAAACAGATTGGCTATCCGGTCATTATCAAGGCGGCGGGTGGTGGCGGCGGACGCGGCATGCGCGTGGTGCACGCCGAAGGCGCGCTGTTAAACGCTATCGCGCTGACGCGCGCGGAGTCCTCTTCGGCGTTCGGCAGCAACGTGGTGTACATGGAAAAGTATCTGGAGCGGCCGCGTCATGTCGAATTTCAGGTGCTGGCCGACAACCACGGCCATATCATTCACCTGGGCGAGCGCGACTGCTCAATGCAGCGCCGCCATCAGAAGATCATCGAGGAGGCGCCCGCGCCCGAACTTACCGAACGGCAGCGCACCAAGCTGGGCCATCTGGTGGTCGATGCCTGCAAACGGATCGGCTATCGCAGCGCCGGCACCTTCGAGTTTTTGTTCGAGGACGGCGAGTTTTACTTCATCGAGATGAATACGCGCGTGCAGGTCGAACATCCGGTGACCGAGATGATCACCGGCATCGACATCGTCAAGCAGCAACTGCTGATCGCCGCCGATGAAAAGCTCAAGATCCGACAAAAGGACGTGATCATTCGAGGCCACGCAATCGAGTGCCGCATCAACGCCGAAGACCCGCGCACTTTCATGCCGTCACCAGGCGTGATTACGCAGTTTCATTGTCCCGGCGGGCCGGGAATCCGGGTCGACTCCCATGTCTATAACGGTTACACGGTGCCACCGTATTACGATTCCATGATCGGTAAACTGATCGCGTTCGGCGAGAACCGCGAGTCCGCTATCAGCCGGATGAAAGGCGCGCTCAGCGAAGCGGTAATCGAGGGCATCAAAACCAACATCCCTCTGCATCGTGACATCATGCAGGACGCGAACTTCCAGAAGGGCGCCACGGATATACACTATCTCGAAAAGAAACTGGGTCTTTAA
- a CDS encoding DUF3426 domain-containing protein has product MRTQCSTCKSVFRVTHHQLSAAGGRVRCGQCNAIFDGNANIMYSRPPSTAAALPQTPRSSPEDTTAPEKLSPRHTVEPATHPQAAADSPDGSVTPESPHDAEDHQLAADLPPFLYGSQPRGRRRAARYLLIIAIVLLLLAGYAYLERDRLARSPLLADWMTRACRYVGCEAPIFRAPEQIRIVDRKVASRPSRRDTLRVTATLLNQAPLAQPYPRMSIMLTNLQGTVVAINRFEPADYLPAKMTPDALMPRAGRVEIRVEIPDPGEDAVAFEFSFY; this is encoded by the coding sequence ATGCGTACGCAATGCTCGACCTGCAAGTCAGTGTTCCGCGTGACGCACCATCAGTTATCGGCCGCCGGCGGCAGGGTGCGCTGCGGGCAATGCAACGCTATCTTCGATGGCAACGCAAACATCATGTACTCAAGGCCGCCGAGCACCGCCGCCGCGTTGCCGCAAACCCCCCGCTCCTCGCCTGAGGACACGACCGCGCCGGAGAAGTTATCCCCGCGCCATACCGTCGAGCCCGCGACACACCCACAAGCAGCCGCGGACAGTCCGGACGGGAGTGTGACGCCGGAGAGCCCGCACGACGCGGAAGATCACCAGCTTGCGGCAGATTTGCCGCCGTTTTTATACGGCTCGCAACCGCGCGGCAGGCGGCGCGCCGCACGCTATCTATTGATCATCGCCATCGTTCTTCTGCTGCTGGCCGGCTACGCCTACCTCGAGCGCGATCGCCTGGCGCGATCGCCTCTGCTCGCGGACTGGATGACTCGCGCATGCCGGTACGTCGGCTGCGAAGCGCCGATATTCCGCGCGCCGGAGCAGATCCGCATCGTCGATCGCAAGGTCGCCTCGCGGCCTTCACGCCGCGATACCCTGCGCGTTACCGCGACCTTGCTCAACCAAGCGCCGCTCGCGCAACCCTACCCGCGCATGAGCATAATGCTTACCAATCTGCAGGGCACGGTGGTGGCGATAAATCGTTTTGAACCCGCGGACTATCTGCCGGCTAAAATGACCCCTGACGCGCTCATGCCGCGCGCTGGGCGCGTCGAGATCCGCGTGGAGATTCCCGACCCTGGTGAAGACGCGGTCGCCTTCGAGTTCTCGTTTTATTAG